A genome region from Kogia breviceps isolate mKogBre1 chromosome 13, mKogBre1 haplotype 1, whole genome shotgun sequence includes the following:
- the LOC131768008 gene encoding small ribosomal subunit protein eS6-like, with the protein MTHGHVCLLLSKRHSYYRSRRTGERKHRSVQGCTAVVNLSVLNLVIIKKNGEKDIPGLINTTVPCHLGPKRVGGIQKLFSLSKEDSICPYVERKPLNKEGEKPGTKAPKIQCLVTPHVVQHTHWCIALKKQCTKENKEEAAEYAMPLAKRMKEAKAKRQEQIAKRWRLMCLRVLTS; encoded by the coding sequence ATGACCCATGGCCATGTCTGCCTGCTACTAAGTAAGAGGCATTCCTATTACAGATCAAGGAGGACTGGAGAAAGAAAGCACAGATCTGTACAGGGTTGCACTGCAGTTGTCAATCTGAGTGTTCTCAATTTGGTCATCataaaaaaaaatggggagaaggaTATTCCTGGACTCATTAATACTACTGTGCCTTGTCACCTGGGGCCCAAGAGAGTTGGTGGAATCCAGAAACTTTTCAGTCTCTCTAAAGAAGATAGCATTTGCCCATATGTTGAGAGAAAGCCCTTAAACAAAGAAGGTGAGAAACCTGGGACCAAAGCACCCAAGATTCAGTGTCTTGTTACTCCACATGTTGTGCAACACACACATTGGTGTATTGCTCTGAAGAAACAGTGTACTAAGGAAAATAAGGAAGAGGCTGCAGAATATGCTATGCCTTTGGCCAAGAGAATGAAGGAAGCCAAAGCAAAACGCCAGGAACAGATTGCCAAGAGATGGAGGCTGATGTGTCTGAGAGTTTTGACCTCTTAA